The following DNA comes from Kaistia sp. 32K.
GTGAAGCTGCCGAAGCGTTCCAGCAAGCACGCCTATGACGACGAGCACACGATGGCGGACCGGCGCTGGATTCCCGAGCCGTTCTAGGGTCCGGCTGCTCCGGCGCGAACGGAGTGCGCCGCGCCTCCGCGCTCGAAAGCCAAGCAGGCATCCTCGAGGCTGTCGAAGAAGTTGGTCTCGCCGATGCGCGCCAGCGTGCCCGATCGCGTGAGCAGGGAACGCGGCTCCGTATGCAGCTCGGCGATCGCGAACACGATGCCGCGCGCGGCCAGCAGCGCGTGGATATCGTCGAGCATCGCCGCGGCCGTGCTGTCGATCTGGACCACGGCGCCGGCATCGAGAACGAACCAGCGCGTATCTTCGGGCAGGCCGGCGATGCGGGCTTCCAGGCGGCGCTTCACATAGTCGACGTTGAAGAAGAGCAGGCTGCCCTGGAGGAGGTAGATGGCGAGCCCGGGGATCGGCCGCGCCTCCGGATGCCGGTGCAGCTTGAAGAACCCCTCGCGCCCGGGCAGGCGGCCGAGCACCGCGTCGCGCGGCGTCGCCCCCTTGACGAGAAGATAGAGAAGCGTCGCAGCGACCGCGACGATGACGCCCCGGAGCACGCCGAGGCCGATCGCCCCGGACATGCCGATCAGGGCGAACAGGAACTCCATGCGGCTGGTCCGCCAGAGCTGCTTCAGCGCCTGGATATCGATCAGGCCGATGGCGGCCGAGGCGAGGATCGCGCCGAGCGCCGCCTTCGGAATGAGCTGCAGGGCGCCGGTCAGGAAGGCGACGGCGAAGGCGAGGGCGACCGCCGCGACGACACTGGCCAGCTGAGTCTTGCCGCCCATCGAGATGTTGATCGCCGTGCGCGAGTCGGAGGCGGTGACCGGAATGCCGCCGAACAGTCCGGCCGCGACGTTGGCGGCGCCGAAGCCGACGAGCTCCTTGTTGGCGTCGACGGGCTCGCCGGTCTTCGCCGCGAAGCTGCGCGCGGTCACGATGCCGGAGCCGAAACTGACCAGCAGGACGGCGCCGGCGCCGAGGATCAGATCGCCGAAATCCACGCCGGTCGGCACCGGCAGCGCCGGCGTTGGCAACCGCGCCGGGATGGAGCCGATCACGCCGACCCCATGCGACGGAAGATCGAAGAGAACCGAGATCACCGTGGCGACCACGATGGCGACGAGCGGGCCTGGGAAGCCGGGCAGGGCGACGGAGAAGACGCGCAGCAGGACGAAGAGGCTCACACCCAGGACAAGCGTCGGCAGATTGATGAGCGACGCCTTGCCCGCGAGTTCGATCAGCGGCCGGAGGAGACCGTCGCTCTCGATCGAGACCCCGGTCAGGCGGCCGATCTGGCCGACGAGGATCGACAGGGCAATGCCGCTCATGAAGCCGATCAGGATCGGCCGCGACAGGAAGCTCGCGATGAAGCCGAGCCGGAGCAGACTGGCGACGAAACAGAGCAGCCCGACACCCAGGCCAAGCGCCGCCGCTGTCGCGACATTATCGGTCGCCGAGAGCGGCCCGAGAGACGCGAGCACGGCCGCCAAGACGATCATCGTCCCCGCATCCGGGCCGACGATGAGCTGCCTGGACGAACCGAACAGCGCATAGGCGAGCAGCGGAACGATGCTGGAATAGAGCCCCATCTCGGGCGGCAGGCCGGCGATCGCCGGGTAGGCGATGGCGCTCGGAAGCCCCACGGCGGCGATCGACAGGCCCGACAGGACGTCTGGCCGGAGCCAGGCTCGCTTGTATCCGCTGAACTTGGCCAGGAACGACGCCGCCACCATTGTGTGTCTCCTGGACGCAGGATTGGACCCGTGGATGAACCCGCCGCGCAATCGCGCGCGCACCGAGACCGGCCCTGAGCGATCGGCCCCGGCGCGATTGTGAGCCCTCCGGCCGAGAGTTCTACGTAGATTACGGTAGGCGACGCCTTCGTTGCCCCGACAACGCCACTCAGCAACGTGCTCACCGGCACCGCCACCTGCGACGGGCCCGGCGCGATCGATCGCGTCGCATAACCCGCCAGGCTACCGCCGCCCCGTTCCGCACCGCGATCGACCACCCCCGATGCTACAGGATGATACGCGCGCGGCCATTCCCGGGGCGATATTCTGAATACTTCGACGAGACAGAATTCGTTGCAGCCCCGGATAGAACAGGCGGCGCAGCTCGCGCACTCAGGGAAGTTCATCCGGCACCGGAGGAGCAACAATGAGGTGTCCCGTCTGCGACAGTCGCGCCAAGGACATCACCCCCTCTGGCTATCGCGGCCTGTCCGTCCGTTGTATCGTCGACGGCGATTACGATATCGATCGGCAATGCCACGAAGCGCTGCTCAGCCTGGATCCATCCGGCCGCCATACCGTACTCAATGCGGCCATCCTGACCGTGGCGCCCGGTTCCCGACCACGCATTACGGCGGCGACCTTCGTCCGCTGCCGGCTCGAAATACGCTCTGCCCACCGCACGCCGCCATATGCCGATGCAACGAAATGGCCAACAAGGAGCCTGGGAGAAGCCAATGACCGCAACCGATGACCTGGCGAATCTGCTTCCGACCGCCGACCAGCTGAAACAGAAGGCCGCCGCGGCGCAGGCGGAGAAAGCCGCCGAGGCCCTGCGCGCGCGGACGGCCGAACAGACCGAGAAGAACGCCCTGATCGAGCGCCTGAGCAAGCCATCCGGCGTCAGCGACGAGGACGCGCTGAAGCGGGTGGCGATCGTCATCCAGCGCGCCGTCAGCAACGGCTTCACCGAGGTTCAGGTCGCCCGCTTCCCCAATACGCTCTTCACCGATCGCGGCCGGAGCATCAACCAACAGGAAGCGGGCTGGCAGGAGACGCTGACCGGGTTGCCGAAGGAGATGTACGAGTTCTGGAAGCGGCACCTCGAGGCGCGCGGCTACCGGATCCGCTACCAGATCATCGATTTCTCCAGCGGCGTGCCGGGAGATGTCGGCATCTTCCTCGAATGGTCATAGGGGAGGCGACGCGGCCGCGCAAAACGCCACCGCGTCGACCGGTCAGCCGCCGTAGACGGCGTTCCTGACATCCAGCGGAAACGCGCCGGACATACCTTCGAAGGCGGTGTTGGTCAGAGCGACGACGGTCAGCTTCCGGGCTGGATCGACGAACCAGCTATGGCCGTAGGCCCCGCCCCACTGGATCGTGCCCCTGGACTGGGGCGACTGCGCCAGTTCGGGGTCCTCGAGCACAGCCCAGCCATAGCCGAAGCCCATGCCGGGCAGCTGCGTCGCCGCGTTTCCGCCGGTCTGGTCCCGCAGCATCGCGGCCACGGTTTCCGGTTTCAGAACGGCGCCGCCGCCGATCCGGATGGTTTCGAGAAAACGCAATATGTCGTCGCCTGTGCCCACCATGCCTCCGCCGCCCGATGGATAGGAGGCGGCGTCCAGCGCGCGGCTCGGCGCAAAGAGGCAGAGGGCCTCCCAGATCGGCACGGCGATGCCGTCGGTCATGCGGACCGGCTCGGGCTTTCCATCCGCATAGGGCGTCACCAGCCCGGCGGGATCGGCGGCAACGAAGCCGATACTCTCCATCTGCAGCGGCGCGAGGATCGTTTCCCGGATCATTTCGGGAAGTGGCTTGCCAGAAACGAAGGC
Coding sequences within:
- a CDS encoding SulP family inorganic anion transporter; the protein is MVAASFLAKFSGYKRAWLRPDVLSGLSIAAVGLPSAIAYPAIAGLPPEMGLYSSIVPLLAYALFGSSRQLIVGPDAGTMIVLAAVLASLGPLSATDNVATAAALGLGVGLLCFVASLLRLGFIASFLSRPILIGFMSGIALSILVGQIGRLTGVSIESDGLLRPLIELAGKASLINLPTLVLGVSLFVLLRVFSVALPGFPGPLVAIVVATVISVLFDLPSHGVGVIGSIPARLPTPALPVPTGVDFGDLILGAGAVLLVSFGSGIVTARSFAAKTGEPVDANKELVGFGAANVAAGLFGGIPVTASDSRTAINISMGGKTQLASVVAAVALAFAVAFLTGALQLIPKAALGAILASAAIGLIDIQALKQLWRTSRMEFLFALIGMSGAIGLGVLRGVIVAVAATLLYLLVKGATPRDAVLGRLPGREGFFKLHRHPEARPIPGLAIYLLQGSLLFFNVDYVKRRLEARIAGLPEDTRWFVLDAGAVVQIDSTAAAMLDDIHALLAARGIVFAIAELHTEPRSLLTRSGTLARIGETNFFDSLEDACLAFERGGAAHSVRAGAAGP